The following are encoded in a window of Psilocybe cubensis strain MGC-MH-2018 chromosome 4, whole genome shotgun sequence genomic DNA:
- a CDS encoding Histone deacetylase complex subunit SAP18, whose product MDAEDTQTSGHPSVSREKTAPFLIRTFVKIGSFHRNTLFEDGSLPTTDEQQIFTWKDATLREVLTTLRNTAPHVAEYKHPLARFSFRTVFPDPNNKGRFTSKDIGMVYSRDILGEPGTLTSTAPRLLQDTEPPARGHGEREREERTLDELRFYPGDYLLIAVLLPKNVNLPSETSIKGSGAGAPVSPTTGWRAGGPAAKSDAGWGRAVGTGPGLGRGGGHWRGDSNAPGPAVRGGRGGGRGGDSGRDRDLDRSDTRVPPPRRHDSPPRGGGWGDRDRGGRGGRGGNRRSPSRSRSPPRRRRYD is encoded by the exons ATGGATGCAGAAGATACTCAAACGTCTGGACATCCATCTGTCTCTAGAGAAAAG ACAGCGCCGTTTCTCATTCGAACATTCGTCAAGATCGGGAGCTTCCACCGCAATACGCTCTTCGAAGATGGAAGTCTACCAACTACAGACGAACAGCAGATATTTACCTG GAAAGACGCGACTTTGCGAGAAGTTTTGACTACGTTACGCAATACAGCACCTCATGTTGCAGAGTACAAGCACCCACTTGCCCGGTTCTCCTTCAGGACTGTTTTCCCTGACCCCAACAACAAAGGCAGGTTCACATCGAAAGATATCGGCATGGTTTACTCTCGTGATATCCTCGGAGAACCAGGCACCTTAACGAGCACTGCACCAAGGTTGCTGCAAGACACGGAGCCCCCAGCGCGTGGACACGGCGAACGCGAACGAGAGGAAAGAACTTTGGATGAACTGAGGTTCTATCCAGGCGACTATCTGCTCATAGCGGTGCTCCTTCCCAAAAATGTCAACCTACCCTCAGAAACTTCAATCAAGGGCTCTGGTGCCGGCGCGCCAGTGAGCCCGACAACAGGTTGGAGAGCAGGTGGTCCAGCGGCGAAGTCAGATGCAGGATGGGGAAGAGCTGTGGGGACTGGGCCTGGATTAGGACGAGGCGGTGGTCATTGGCGTGGAGACTCTAATGCTCCGGGCCCAGCTGTACGAGGGGGACGGGGCGGTGGCAGGGGTGGTGACTCAGGGCGAGATAGAGACCTTGACAGGTCAGATACACgcgttcctcctcctcgaagGCACGATTCGCCTCCTCGAGGCGGAGGTTGGGGTGACCGTGATAGAGGCGGTCGTGGGGGCCGCGGCGGAAACCGGCGCTCTCCATCTCGTTCAAGAAGCCCACCCAGGAGAAGACGATATGATTGA